A portion of the Paenibacillus marchantiae genome contains these proteins:
- a CDS encoding YkvI family membrane protein, with protein MKQAFRVLQIAFTYIGTVVGAGFATGQEILQFFTQYGKWATITIGLSTMLFVWLGTKMMLIAHDTGSRSYEDLNKHLFGHKAGNWITWVTLLILIGVNSVMLAGAGSVFVEHLGLHYQTGLIVTLIGTYLLLGRGIQAILQMNSIVVPMMLLLSLLMITSTIHHPGANRFITLTTDSNPIQVWLSPLLYTSFNLALAQAVLVPVGNQIRSRKVLKWGGVLGGIGVGFMLMAAHFAMSAQMPGITQFEIPMGSIAFQLGWVVQSIYVSLIFMEIFSTFVADIYGMTLQLRQHVHVHPKLIILAIMLLCYSLSQFGFSSLLSILYPIFGSLALVWGAKLVMDRWGSFRGRNKHL; from the coding sequence ATGAAACAGGCATTTCGGGTGCTGCAGATCGCATTTACATACATTGGAACGGTAGTAGGAGCCGGCTTTGCAACAGGACAGGAGATATTGCAGTTTTTTACCCAGTATGGCAAATGGGCCACCATTACCATTGGCTTATCGACCATGCTCTTTGTCTGGTTAGGTACAAAAATGATGCTGATTGCCCATGATACCGGCTCGCGCTCATACGAAGATCTCAACAAACATCTATTCGGTCATAAAGCAGGAAACTGGATTACCTGGGTTACCCTTCTTATTCTCATCGGAGTAAACAGTGTCATGCTGGCCGGAGCAGGGTCGGTCTTTGTAGAGCATCTGGGGCTTCATTACCAGACCGGACTGATTGTTACCCTTATCGGTACATATCTGCTGCTTGGACGGGGCATTCAGGCTATTCTGCAAATGAACAGTATCGTAGTGCCAATGATGCTCCTGCTCTCTCTGCTTATGATCACCAGCACCATACATCATCCCGGCGCAAACCGATTTATTACATTAACCACGGACAGCAATCCAATCCAGGTCTGGTTATCTCCTCTGTTGTATACTTCATTCAACCTGGCACTTGCCCAAGCTGTTCTTGTTCCGGTGGGGAATCAGATTCGCAGCCGAAAGGTACTGAAATGGGGCGGCGTTCTGGGCGGGATTGGTGTAGGATTCATGCTTATGGCAGCCCACTTCGCCATGTCAGCCCAGATGCCTGGCATCACGCAATTTGAAATTCCAATGGGCAGCATTGCCTTTCAACTTGGATGGGTAGTCCAGTCTATCTATGTATCCCTGATTTTTATGGAAATCTTCAGTACATTTGTAGCCGATATTTATGGAATGACCCTCCAACTCAGACAGCATGTCCACGTACATCCCAAACTAATCATACTGGCCATCATGCTGCTATGTTATTCGCTTAGCCAGTTTGGGTTCAGCTCCCTGCTCTCTATCCTTTACCCCATTTTCGGCAGTTTGGCACTGGTCTGGGGTGCAAAATTAGTAATGGATCGATGGGGAAGCTTTCGAGGTCGTAACAAACACCTATAA
- a CDS encoding glycosyltransferase family 4 protein codes for MRLLQALFFPPEQPGGVSSMIPYMQERFTTPRWEMDLFSLPKRIRNKGREDIQFETFDWTQYQDSPVVQKYMQTYRDYLWWTKLRIQKPYDLIHAHHPIAGLAMKKVFPDVPLIQTIHSSYERELILNGRIEPNGPEHQFLLAIYGELEHQAERLLTVSDSFRRYLAPYVQHPEVIGVIPNGFDEKRFKPIPHENAIPQLVTVCRLVPAKGLDILFKACAELKARGHDYVLHIIGDGPIRPDLEELAQRLGIYNETIFYGYTLHPEEFMPFFDIFVLPSRAEAFGSVFAEAALSCLALVGTDVGGIPEQIENGSNGLLVPSEDPSALAEALEKVMVDPAYRYELARSACEKAKTHYSLGRSVNELKKMYLQFSSQF; via the coding sequence GTGAGATTGCTGCAGGCGCTTTTCTTTCCTCCGGAGCAGCCCGGAGGTGTATCCTCTATGATTCCGTATATGCAAGAGAGGTTTACAACCCCGAGGTGGGAGATGGATCTGTTCTCGTTGCCTAAGCGAATTCGCAACAAGGGCAGGGAAGATATCCAGTTTGAGACGTTCGATTGGACCCAATATCAGGATAGTCCTGTCGTGCAAAAATATATGCAAACCTACCGGGATTATTTGTGGTGGACCAAGCTGCGTATTCAGAAGCCTTACGATCTGATTCATGCCCATCATCCTATTGCGGGGCTTGCAATGAAGAAGGTTTTCCCGGATGTTCCTCTCATTCAAACGATCCACTCCAGTTATGAGCGAGAGCTGATACTGAATGGACGCATTGAGCCGAACGGACCGGAGCATCAATTCCTGCTGGCCATCTATGGTGAGCTGGAGCACCAGGCAGAGCGGTTGTTAACAGTATCGGATTCTTTCCGTCGTTATCTGGCGCCTTATGTACAGCACCCCGAAGTTATCGGTGTGATTCCGAATGGTTTTGATGAGAAAAGGTTTAAGCCAATTCCCCATGAGAATGCGATACCACAGCTGGTCACGGTATGCCGTCTGGTTCCGGCGAAAGGGCTGGATATTCTGTTCAAAGCCTGTGCCGAACTGAAAGCCCGGGGACATGATTATGTGCTTCATATTATTGGGGACGGACCGATCCGTCCAGACTTGGAAGAATTGGCCCAGCGGCTGGGCATTTATAATGAGACTATTTTTTATGGTTACACGCTGCACCCTGAGGAATTCATGCCATTTTTTGATATCTTTGTACTTCCTTCGCGGGCGGAGGCGTTCGGGTCTGTTTTCGCGGAAGCAGCGCTTAGCTGTCTTGCCCTTGTAGGTACAGATGTTGGCGGCATACCCGAACAGATCGAGAACGGCAGTAACGGCTTGCTGGTGCCTTCAGAAGATCCGTCTGCACTGGCAGAAGCGCTGGAGAAGGTGATGGTTGACCCGGCGTACCGTTATGAGCTCGCTCGTTCGGCATGCGAGAAGGCCAAAACCCATTACTCTTTGGGCAGATCGGTCAATGAACTGAAAAAAATGTATTTGCAATTCTCGAGCCAGTTTTAA
- a CDS encoding RsmB/NOP family class I SAM-dependent RNA methyltransferase yields the protein MAVQLPSIFAERMKSLLGDEFEQFMKSYEQSPHAGLRVNTLKISLEQFKEIAPFDMRPIPWCGTGFYVPHGVKPGLHPYYHAGLYYIQEPSAMAPVELLDVKPGERVLDLCAAPGGKTTQIAAKLQGKGVLVTNDIHAERTKALAKNVEMYGIRNAVVLNESPERIANAFSHYFDKVLIDAPCSGEGMFRKDEDMVKSWENHSVEKCVLMQRDILETAAKLLAPGGTIVYSTCTFAPEENEAMIAEFLNINPDFVVNDIPESAGFAPGRPEWVRQMLPEKAEETESVLDQTRGTARLWPHLLEGEGHYVAVLQHRAESLIEEDGNQEEGSVLQNGQAVGADFTEPSELVEPFIRVSAPISKEERKRERLMRTESRERDNKHTRGGKAQGKQGKGNERGGRKNERAQGRGTDQANVDLGTVYAQFVQENLEIELAGETVYYGDRVYQSSVGAARLEGLKVIRPGWFMGTVKNGRFVPSHPLACALNAAEAQRSVNLSSADGEAVRYLKGETLNIEESRVERQADTAAKGYVLVCVDGFAAGWGKWLDGVLKNEYPAGWRWTSV from the coding sequence ATGGCTGTACAGCTGCCTTCGATATTTGCCGAGCGAATGAAAAGCTTGTTAGGCGATGAATTTGAACAATTTATGAAATCTTATGAGCAGTCGCCACATGCGGGGCTGAGAGTGAATACGTTAAAAATATCGCTGGAACAATTCAAGGAAATTGCTCCATTTGATATGCGACCCATTCCGTGGTGCGGAACGGGTTTTTATGTGCCTCATGGAGTTAAGCCGGGGTTACACCCTTATTATCATGCGGGTTTGTATTATATCCAGGAACCAAGCGCCATGGCCCCAGTTGAATTATTGGATGTGAAACCCGGGGAACGCGTGCTGGATCTATGTGCGGCTCCTGGCGGGAAAACAACCCAGATCGCTGCCAAGCTTCAGGGGAAAGGTGTGCTCGTTACGAATGATATCCATGCGGAACGTACGAAAGCCCTCGCCAAAAACGTGGAAATGTATGGAATACGCAATGCCGTTGTATTGAATGAATCACCGGAACGGATTGCGAATGCATTTTCTCATTATTTTGATAAAGTGTTAATCGATGCGCCTTGTTCGGGTGAGGGTATGTTCCGTAAAGATGAGGACATGGTGAAATCCTGGGAAAATCATTCGGTGGAAAAATGTGTGCTGATGCAGCGCGATATTCTGGAGACTGCGGCCAAACTGCTTGCTCCAGGGGGTACCATCGTATATTCCACATGTACATTTGCACCAGAGGAAAATGAAGCGATGATAGCGGAATTCCTGAACATCAATCCTGATTTTGTGGTGAATGACATCCCGGAAAGTGCAGGATTTGCGCCAGGACGTCCGGAATGGGTGCGGCAGATGTTGCCCGAAAAAGCAGAAGAGACGGAATCTGTGCTGGACCAAACGCGCGGCACTGCGAGGTTGTGGCCTCATCTCTTGGAGGGGGAGGGACATTATGTTGCTGTATTGCAGCATCGTGCGGAATCTCTTATCGAAGAAGACGGAAATCAAGAAGAGGGCAGCGTTTTACAAAATGGACAGGCAGTGGGCGCAGATTTCACCGAACCAAGTGAATTGGTAGAACCATTTATCCGTGTATCTGCACCAATCAGTAAAGAAGAGCGGAAACGGGAACGTCTAATGAGAACCGAATCTAGAGAACGCGATAATAAGCATACCCGTGGTGGCAAGGCTCAGGGAAAACAGGGCAAAGGAAACGAACGTGGTGGTCGTAAAAACGAACGGGCTCAGGGGCGAGGAACCGACCAGGCAAATGTCGATCTAGGAACGGTGTATGCTCAATTTGTACAAGAAAATCTGGAAATCGAGCTTGCTGGAGAAACGGTGTATTATGGCGATCGAGTGTATCAATCTTCTGTGGGTGCTGCCCGTCTGGAAGGGCTCAAGGTTATTCGACCAGGGTGGTTTATGGGTACCGTAAAGAATGGGCGATTTGTGCCCTCTCATCCGCTTGCATGCGCTTTGAATGCAGCCGAAGCCCAGAGATCCGTTAACCTATCTTCCGCAGACGGTGAAGCAGTAAGGTATCTCAAAGGAGAGACGTTGAACATCGAAGAATCACGAGTTGAACGTCAAGCAGATACGGCGGCCAAAGGTTATGTGTTGGTGTGTGTGGACGGATTTGCGGCTGGCTGGGGGAAATGGCTGGATGGTGTACTGAAAAATGAATATCCGGCAGGCTGGAGGTGGACATCGGTATGA
- a CDS encoding xanthine phosphoribosyltransferase, producing the protein MEVLKQRILQEGVVMSDQVLKLDGLLNHQIDPALTMEMGREFAARFRESGVTRVITVESSGIPVAFAAAHELGVPLVFARRKKTLLADPDAYCERVPSFTKGIVTDIMVSREYIHENDRILFIDDIIANGDAARGVIKIIERSGAELVGFGVVVEKCFQAGARTIREQGIPVEALVRIRSLNDGTVQFDDNEL; encoded by the coding sequence ATGGAAGTATTGAAACAACGAATTTTACAAGAAGGTGTAGTCATGTCAGATCAGGTGCTGAAGCTGGATGGTCTGCTGAATCACCAGATTGATCCTGCATTGACGATGGAAATGGGACGTGAATTTGCCGCTCGTTTTCGTGAAAGTGGTGTAACTCGGGTCATTACAGTGGAGTCTTCCGGGATTCCGGTCGCCTTTGCTGCCGCACATGAACTGGGTGTTCCTCTGGTATTTGCCCGTCGCAAAAAAACACTTTTGGCTGACCCCGACGCCTACTGTGAAAGAGTACCTTCTTTTACGAAAGGGATCGTAACAGATATTATGGTGTCCCGTGAATATATTCATGAGAATGACCGTATTTTGTTTATTGACGATATCATTGCGAATGGCGATGCCGCTCGTGGTGTCATCAAAATTATCGAACGTTCGGGTGCGGAACTGGTCGGATTCGGTGTCGTGGTCGAAAAATGTTTTCAGGCCGGAGCGCGCACTATTCGTGAGCAGGGTATCCCGGTTGAAGCGTTGGTGCGCATTCGTTCACTGAACGATGGCACCGTGCAATTTGACGATAACGAATTGTGA
- a CDS encoding pseudouridine synthase — MSGKGKQTLRLDKILSHMGVGSRSELKKMVKQGRIRVDGKPVKDSGVQVNPDVNVIEADGERIVYREMIYLMLHKPPGVVSATEDNRDKTVIDLLRKEERVFDPFPVGRLDKDTEGLLILTNDGPLAHDLLSPRKHVPKTYEARVLGNVEEEDIEKFKAGIQLDDGYETLPAELTVLDREETEEGVFSSISLIIHEGKFHQVKRMFQAVGKRVVYLKRVAMGDLELDANLEIGSYRELTADELERLRK; from the coding sequence ATGAGTGGAAAAGGCAAACAAACGCTGCGTCTGGATAAAATATTGAGTCATATGGGCGTGGGGTCACGAAGTGAGCTCAAAAAGATGGTAAAACAGGGCAGAATCCGTGTGGACGGTAAACCGGTGAAAGACAGCGGTGTGCAGGTTAATCCAGACGTAAACGTAATTGAAGCTGACGGAGAGCGGATTGTGTATCGTGAAATGATCTACCTGATGCTTCACAAACCACCTGGCGTGGTGTCGGCAACCGAAGATAATCGGGATAAAACGGTGATTGATCTGCTGCGTAAAGAGGAGCGTGTCTTCGATCCGTTCCCTGTGGGACGACTCGACAAAGATACCGAGGGCCTGCTCATTCTAACGAATGATGGGCCACTTGCCCATGATCTGTTGTCCCCGCGCAAACATGTGCCCAAGACGTATGAAGCCCGTGTGCTGGGAAATGTTGAAGAAGAAGATATTGAAAAATTCAAAGCCGGCATTCAGCTGGATGATGGATATGAGACGTTGCCTGCGGAACTGACTGTGCTGGATCGTGAGGAAACGGAAGAGGGCGTGTTTTCTTCCATTTCATTGATCATTCATGAGGGCAAGTTCCACCAGGTGAAGAGAATGTTCCAGGCTGTTGGCAAACGTGTGGTTTATCTGAAACGTGTTGCCATGGGTGACCTGGAGCTGGATGCCAATCTTGAAATTGGCAGTTATCGCGAATTAACCGCTGACGAGTTAGAACGTTTGCGGAAGTAA
- a CDS encoding thioredoxin family protein, protein MKSKKKKKSAAILIFLGIFVVLIAALVLVNQQSKKQMDAVGNAYGIAASKLNPATRELLDDPNYQQIILPDDLKARIDNKDSFFVYFFASDCSHCRATTPQLMPLVDEEGIQLPQFNLREFDSGWTDYNIEYTPTLVYYQDGVEKDRMVGGLQENGSANGYTLDDYKQFFEKYKGSTTPSAS, encoded by the coding sequence ATGAAATCCAAGAAGAAAAAGAAAAGCGCTGCGATCCTTATTTTCCTGGGTATTTTCGTCGTTTTGATTGCAGCACTTGTCCTGGTGAACCAGCAATCCAAGAAACAAATGGACGCCGTGGGGAATGCTTATGGCATCGCCGCCTCCAAGCTTAATCCCGCAACACGCGAATTGCTGGACGATCCGAACTACCAACAAATCATTTTGCCTGATGATCTGAAAGCCAGAATTGATAACAAAGACAGCTTCTTTGTATATTTCTTCGCCTCCGACTGCTCACACTGCCGTGCGACAACACCTCAGTTGATGCCACTGGTCGATGAGGAAGGGATTCAACTGCCTCAGTTCAATCTGCGTGAATTCGATTCCGGTTGGACCGATTATAACATTGAGTACACACCAACTCTGGTATATTATCAGGATGGTGTTGAGAAAGACCGCATGGTTGGCGGGCTACAGGAAAATGGCAGTGCCAACGGTTATACACTGGATGACTACAAGCAATTTTTCGAGAAATATAAAGGCAGTACCACTCCATCAGCAAGCTAA
- the pelA gene encoding pectate lyase yields MLKAQARFASLVMACTMIFSVVGMVFQPAAKVSAADASGTTASISDILKNQRPDGGWKKDYKETSGEWAKSTIDNKATYSEIRRLAKEFKKTNDPRYSAAAIKGINFLLNMQYSNGGWPQVYQSSGYHKHITFNDDAMINVMYMLDEVGARKGDFSFIDSSLADRSKKSVAKGVDAILNTQVVANGKLTAWGQQHDSSSLKPAGARIYEVPSLSAGESSTIVKFLKTRPSNSKIKVSIQAAEAWFNNVKITGYKYVRENGDSKLVADSGASPIWARFYEIGTDKPIFVGRDGVVKYKLSDIDKERRGGYAWYGNWPSKI; encoded by the coding sequence ATGTTGAAGGCACAAGCAAGGTTTGCATCTTTGGTAATGGCATGTACAATGATTTTCTCTGTTGTCGGAATGGTATTTCAGCCTGCTGCTAAGGTATCTGCTGCAGACGCATCTGGAACGACAGCAAGTATCTCAGATATTTTGAAGAATCAACGTCCTGACGGGGGATGGAAGAAGGATTACAAAGAAACAAGTGGTGAGTGGGCCAAATCTACGATTGATAATAAAGCTACATACTCAGAAATTAGAAGATTAGCCAAGGAATTTAAAAAGACAAATGATCCGCGATATTCGGCTGCTGCCATCAAAGGAATCAACTTTTTGTTAAATATGCAGTACTCCAATGGAGGATGGCCACAAGTATACCAGAGCTCAGGCTATCACAAACACATTACCTTCAACGACGATGCCATGATTAATGTCATGTACATGCTGGATGAAGTAGGTGCACGTAAAGGTGATTTCTCATTCATCGACAGCTCTCTTGCGGATCGCAGTAAAAAATCAGTTGCCAAAGGTGTAGATGCTATTCTCAATACACAGGTTGTAGCAAATGGTAAACTGACTGCATGGGGACAGCAGCATGATTCCAGCTCCCTAAAACCTGCAGGAGCAAGGATATATGAAGTGCCTTCTCTAAGTGCTGGAGAGAGCAGTACGATTGTAAAGTTTTTGAAAACAAGACCGTCGAACTCGAAAATTAAGGTTTCCATTCAAGCGGCAGAAGCCTGGTTCAACAACGTGAAAATTACAGGATACAAGTATGTCAGAGAAAACGGAGATAGCAAACTCGTAGCTGATTCAGGTGCATCGCCAATTTGGGCACGTTTTTACGAAATTGGAACGGATAAACCGATCTTCGTAGGACGTGATGGGGTTGTGAAATACAAACTCAGCGATATCGATAAGGAAAGAAGAGGCGGGTATGCCTGGTATGGCAACTGGCCTTCAAAGATATAA
- a CDS encoding C40 family peptidase: MKKLIISIFGAAVLFTSGAASTEASSINTVVNNMTGIPYKWGGTTMAGFDCSGFMRYIFNKYSIELPRTSQQQAKAGTPVSKANLRTGDMVFFNTMGNGISHTGVYIGGGQFAHASSSKGVSITQLSNPYFNDRYVTARRVTGQFMYNKMLGKI; the protein is encoded by the coding sequence TTGAAAAAGCTTATCATCTCCATTTTTGGAGCAGCAGTTCTATTTACATCCGGTGCAGCAAGCACAGAGGCAAGCAGTATCAACACCGTCGTTAACAACATGACAGGCATACCTTACAAATGGGGTGGCACAACAATGGCCGGATTTGATTGCTCTGGATTTATGAGATATATTTTCAACAAATATAGCATTGAATTACCACGCACTTCCCAGCAACAAGCTAAGGCCGGAACTCCGGTATCCAAAGCTAATCTGCGTACTGGTGACATGGTATTCTTTAATACGATGGGCAATGGCATTTCACATACAGGTGTATATATTGGGGGCGGACAGTTCGCTCATGCTTCAAGCAGCAAGGGTGTCAGCATCACACAATTATCCAATCCTTACTTCAACGATCGTTACGTAACAGCACGCCGGGTAACAGGACAATTTATGTATAACAAAATGCTGGGCAAAATATAA
- a CDS encoding carboxymuconolactone decarboxylase family protein, which translates to MTLMNDKVHAYKDQIGELSDVLPAVVKSYHEFTGECFQAGAIDAKTKQLIALGIGLFANNEVCTFYHVEEARAKGATDQEIMETVAVAGAVGGGHALSQGAMRVQKALH; encoded by the coding sequence ATGACACTGATGAATGATAAGGTTCATGCCTATAAAGATCAGATTGGTGAATTAAGCGATGTGCTACCAGCAGTGGTGAAGTCTTATCATGAGTTCACTGGAGAATGCTTTCAGGCAGGGGCGATTGATGCCAAGACCAAACAGCTGATTGCGCTGGGTATTGGACTGTTTGCGAACAATGAGGTATGTACGTTTTACCATGTGGAAGAGGCACGTGCCAAAGGAGCGACCGATCAGGAGATTATGGAGACGGTTGCTGTGGCTGGAGCGGTAGGCGGAGGCCATGCGCTGTCTCAGGGTGCAATGAGAGTACAGAAGGCTTTACATTAA
- a CDS encoding Cof-type HAD-IIB family hydrolase gives MTIKLIALDVDGTLLNDHHELTELTQETLIRASRQGAEIVLCSGRGPANTIPFMEQMGLDGYVITHNGAVTAQVQTREVVHHFAMDGQGLEPFISYCRAQGVHFDINTAFGLYVDQPEGLELQVREMYQNFMAEPLKLPQWADMTEPLAKFTAFGSIEQMNAVQQEWSTWNLPYYMTRSGDFFIDLMHPEASKGAALKRLAEAKGILPSEIMAVGNYYNDITMLTFAGKGVAMDNSPEEVKAAADEVTLSNNDQGVAHAIQKYVLSV, from the coding sequence ATGACAATTAAATTAATCGCACTGGATGTCGATGGAACGCTGCTTAATGATCATCATGAACTTACCGAATTGACACAAGAGACCTTAATTCGTGCTTCCCGTCAGGGAGCTGAGATTGTTCTGTGTTCAGGCAGAGGTCCTGCGAACACGATCCCGTTTATGGAGCAGATGGGACTTGACGGATATGTCATTACACATAATGGGGCAGTAACTGCACAGGTTCAGACTCGTGAAGTGGTGCACCATTTTGCCATGGATGGACAGGGGCTGGAGCCTTTTATATCTTACTGCCGTGCGCAAGGTGTACATTTTGACATCAACACGGCGTTTGGACTCTATGTGGATCAGCCCGAAGGTTTGGAGTTGCAGGTACGCGAAATGTATCAAAACTTCATGGCAGAGCCATTAAAGCTGCCGCAATGGGCGGATATGACAGAGCCACTTGCGAAATTCACAGCGTTTGGATCCATCGAGCAGATGAATGCGGTGCAACAGGAGTGGTCCACCTGGAATCTTCCATATTATATGACGCGTAGCGGTGATTTTTTCATTGATCTGATGCATCCAGAAGCCTCCAAAGGTGCAGCTCTAAAAAGACTAGCCGAAGCAAAAGGAATTCTGCCTTCCGAGATCATGGCGGTAGGTAACTACTACAATGACATCACCATGTTGACCTTTGCAGGCAAAGGGGTTGCGATGGACAATTCCCCGGAAGAAGTCAAGGCAGCTGCGGATGAGGTTACACTTTCGAACAACGATCAGGGTGTGGCCCACGCTATCCAAAAATATGTGTTGTCCGTCTAA
- a CDS encoding GNAT family N-acetyltransferase: MKHSFSITTDYINDEFKALQAQPEDTEDVMSLLMETAEWLRSQGSSQWNALLKGEDSHNTAEAIQRGDVFVFKKGSDVAGMVILMSQPSAWDVHLWGSKAHAGDGALYLHRLAIRRKYAQSGLGRAILQWSSSGIQFEDKHIVRLDCGAENATLNAFYGRNDYTFVGETDGFSTYEKAVTHLSV, encoded by the coding sequence ATGAAGCACTCATTCAGTATCACAACAGACTACATCAATGATGAATTTAAGGCATTGCAGGCTCAGCCGGAAGACACGGAGGATGTGATGTCCCTGCTCATGGAAACAGCCGAGTGGTTGCGGAGCCAGGGCTCTTCTCAATGGAATGCTTTGTTAAAAGGTGAGGATTCTCATAATACGGCGGAGGCCATTCAGCGTGGCGACGTATTTGTATTTAAAAAGGGTTCTGACGTAGCTGGCATGGTTATTTTGATGAGCCAGCCAAGTGCATGGGATGTGCATTTATGGGGAAGCAAAGCGCATGCCGGGGATGGTGCACTTTATCTGCACCGATTAGCCATTCGCAGGAAGTACGCGCAGAGTGGATTGGGAAGGGCGATTTTGCAATGGTCTAGCAGCGGGATCCAGTTTGAGGACAAACATATTGTCCGATTGGATTGCGGAGCCGAGAACGCGACATTGAACGCATTCTATGGGCGTAACGACTATACCTTTGTGGGAGAGACAGACGGCTTCAGTACGTACGAGAAGGCGGTCACACACTTGTCTGTATAA